A genomic window from Drosophila sulfurigaster albostrigata strain 15112-1811.04 chromosome 4, ASM2355843v2, whole genome shotgun sequence includes:
- the LOC133846884 gene encoding LOW QUALITY PROTEIN: protein pangolin, isoforms A/H/I/S-like (The sequence of the model RefSeq protein was modified relative to this genomic sequence to represent the inferred CDS: inserted 3 bases in 2 codons) — protein MPHTHTRHGSSGDDLGSTDEVKIFKDEGDREDEKISSENLLVEEKSSLIDLTESEEKGTKTVSRPGHSPVFNKLEPHTHTFNMGYLVSPYSYANGAPGGLPVTMANKIGLPPFFCHNGDPLATPPPAHCGIPPYQLDPKAIGLARPALYPFTTGQYPYPMLSPDMSQVASWHTPSVYTASSFRXPYPSSLPINTTLSSDFPFRFSPSLLPSVHATPHHVLNSHQSIVTSSSKQDGSIQDSTTNNRFSRNLDTKTSSNSQSNDCKDSSNDKKKPHIXKPLNAFMLYMKEMRAKVVAECTLKESAAINQILGRRWHALGREEQAKYYELARRERQLHMQMYPDWSSRTNTTRGKKRKRKPEASNDGGGNNMKKCRARFGLDQQNQWCKPCSPSMSLGAISSVSNNNASGIVGGSGVNSISVGMLTTGIVGVGGTVMLPNSSSSSSSSSTSSSLAQTHLQILANSNGNGSTISTINGNTQHAQQTVIGSILGSSNNGGGIVATTASIQQLSPSTSNLRQLVKIGYDDVEMSRQIPG, from the exons ATGCCACATACACATACGCGACATGGATCATCTGGAGATGATTTAGGCAGCACCGATGAAGTCAAGATATTTAAGGATGAAGGCGACCGCGAAGATGAGAAAATATCATCCGAGAACCTTTTAGTCGAAGAAAAATCAAGTTTGATTGATCTAACTGAAAGTGAG GAAAAGGGCACCAAGACAGTTTCGAGGCCAGGCCACAGCCCCGTATTTA ATAAGCTTGAGCCCCATACTCATACCTTTAATATGGGATATTTGGTATCACCGTACTCATATGCTAATGGCGCACCTGGTGGATTGCCCGTAACTATG GCAAATAAAATTGGTTTACCGCCTTTCTTTTGCCATAATGGTGACCCACTAGCAACACCGCCGCCTGCACATTGTGGAATACCTCCTTATCAATTAGATCCAAAAGCTATAG gTCTTGCTCGTCCTGCTTTATATCCATTTACTACGGGCCAATACCCATATCCGATGTTAAGTCCAGACATGTCTCAAGTTGCTTCTTG GCACACGCCGTCAGTGTACACAGCTTCTAGTTTTAG TCCTTATCCCTCTTCGTTGCCAATAAATACAACGCTATCGAG CGATTTCCCATTTCGGTTCTCACCAAGCCTTTTACCCTCTGTTCATGCGACTCCTCACCACGTTTTAAATTCACATCAATCAATTGTAACTTCTAGTTCGAAACAGGATGGCAGTATACAAGATAGTACAACGAACAACAGATTTTCAAG AAACTTGGATACCAAAACCTCATCAAATTCGCAGTCAAATGACTGTAAAGATAGTTCGAATGATAAGAAGAAACCACATA AAAAAcctttaaatgcatttatgcTCTACATGAAAGAGATGCGTGCCAAAGTAGTTGCCGAATGTACACTGAAAGAGTCAGCAGCAATCAATCAGATTTTAGGAAGACGG TGGCATGCATTGGGGCGTGAGGAGCAGGCTAAATATTACGAGTTGGCTCGACGGGAACGCCAACTGCACATGCAAATGTATCCCGATTGGAGTTCACGCACGAACACCACACGCGGAAAGAAGCGGAAGCGGAAGCCAGAGGCAAGCAACGACGGAGGAG GTAACAATATGAAAAAGTGTCGAGCTCGATTTGGTCTGGATCAGCAAAATCAATGGTGCAAGCCCTGCAG TCCAAGTATGAGCTTGGGCGCCATTTCATCAGTGTCCAACAACAACGCTAGCGGCATTGTCGGGGGCTCAGGTGTTAATAGCATAAGTGTCGGCATGCTTACGACCGGCATAGTTGGTGTAGGAGGCACAGTGATGTTACCAAACTCCTCGTCGAGCTCTTCGTCCTCATCAACATCTTCATCGCTAGCACAAACACACTTACAAATACTGGCCAATAGCAATGGAAATGGATCAACAATATCTACTATTAATGGAAACACACAACATGCACAGCAGACCGTTATTGGTTCCATTCTTGGTAGTAGTAACAATGGAGGTGGAATAGTTGCGACCACAGCAAGTATTCAACAGTTATCCCCAAGCACCTCCAACTTACGTCAACTTGTAAAGATTGGATATGATGACGTTGAAATGAGCAGGCAAATTCCAGGATAA
- the LOC133846885 gene encoding protein pangolin, isoforms A/H/I/S-like: MEALNGSGRQDDGSCMDDIGNMSQLSDEDDDDDDDADLAGASGEAAMRRKPIKWQILRIQKSQQISQCQVQVA, from the coding sequence ATGGAGGCGTTGAACGGAAGCGGGAGACAGGATGATGGTAGTTGTATGGATGATATTGGCAACATGAGTCAACTGAGCGatgaggacgacgacgacgatgatgacgctGATCTAGCTGGTGCCAGTGGGGAAGCGGCGATGAGACGGAAACCAATAAAATGGCAGATACTGAGGATACAGAAGAGTCAACAAATCAGTCAATGTCAAGTCCAGGTTGCCTGA